The Flavobacterium commune genome contains a region encoding:
- a CDS encoding acyltransferase family protein — protein MISIQQSNHLKSIAILMMLCLHLFNTLDYEGLFEPLIYLGEKPLIYYISLFSDACVPIFAFVSGYGSYFKFQQNQFAYWTDNLKRLKKLYLNYWVIIFLFPVALGLLLHKEDYPGSIFTLIENLLAVNTSYNGAWWFFTIYVLFVLTSSFWFKLLDKINSYCYLLALLCLYLISFYLRVYKPLNYSIPIFNWFHTQAALYGCTLFQFMLGAFALRFNWNIIWANFFKSIKNKVVLFALGTILLLFAHGLVTNFIIAPFTALVFLFLFTQVRLNQFFCKILDFFTPHATNIWLVHMFFYMIFFKSFIYSTHYVLLIFLLLVFCCIGSSIVVNKINNVVLQLVKI, from the coding sequence ATGATTAGTATTCAGCAATCCAATCATTTGAAATCCATAGCTATTTTAATGATGCTATGTCTTCATTTGTTTAATACTTTGGATTACGAAGGATTGTTTGAACCTTTAATTTATTTAGGTGAGAAGCCTTTAATTTATTATATTTCTTTGTTTTCGGATGCCTGTGTGCCTATTTTCGCCTTTGTAAGTGGTTATGGATCGTATTTTAAATTTCAGCAAAATCAATTTGCTTACTGGACAGATAATTTAAAGCGATTAAAAAAGCTCTACCTGAATTATTGGGTTATAATATTCCTGTTTCCGGTAGCTTTGGGATTATTGCTACACAAGGAAGATTACCCGGGTTCAATATTCACCCTGATAGAAAATTTATTAGCGGTTAATACTTCATATAATGGAGCCTGGTGGTTTTTTACTATTTATGTTTTGTTTGTTTTGACTTCTTCATTTTGGTTTAAATTACTAGACAAGATAAACTCATATTGCTATTTGTTAGCCCTTTTATGCTTGTATCTTATTAGCTTTTATTTAAGGGTTTATAAACCTTTAAATTATAGTATTCCAATTTTTAATTGGTTTCATACCCAAGCTGCTCTTTATGGATGCACCTTATTTCAATTCATGTTAGGGGCTTTTGCTTTGCGTTTTAATTGGAATATTATTTGGGCTAATTTTTTTAAATCAATAAAAAACAAGGTTGTTTTATTTGCATTAGGAACTATTTTGTTGTTATTCGCACATGGATTAGTGACTAATTTTATTATCGCTCCCTTTACCGCTTTGGTATTTTTATTTTTGTTTACACAAGTTAGATTAAATCAGTTTTTTTGTAAAATTTTAGATTTTTTTACTCCACATGCCACTAATATATGGCTGGTTCATATGTTTTTTTACATGATCTTTTTTAAATCATTTATTTATAGTACTCATTACGTATTGCTAATATTTTTGTTGTTAGTCTTTTGTTGTATTGGTAGTTCAATTGTGGTTAATAAAATAAATAATGTGGTTTTACAACTAGTAAAAATATAA
- a CDS encoding glycosyltransferase family 4 protein, producing the protein MKLLYITNGINGSGGLERVLSIKASYLAEHYGYEVSILCLNNSDENPFYTFSDKIKIYCISVKGNFTQYVFQYIKGLQRIVREIKPDVISVCDDGLKAFFVPRILGKKIPTIYERHASVALNTTTSIKGRLMRKLMQSQLKYFAKFVVLTPSNIEEWKEGDIIAIPNPLSFKPQSGNLLNQKKLIVVGSHSYNKGYDLLLKVWKELSGQYPDWELMIYGKTDKNRQFIKMAEELQLTKTVRFFEPVADIQQKYLESSIMVLPSRSEGFGMVLIEAMACGLPCVSFDCPSGPRDIIADSVDGFLVPAQSVSEMIIKVKKLIEDDILRFEMGNRAFENVKRFLPATIISQWDQLFKSLRG; encoded by the coding sequence ATGAAACTACTTTATATAACAAATGGGATTAATGGTTCGGGAGGATTAGAACGGGTGCTTTCTATAAAAGCTTCTTATTTAGCAGAACACTATGGTTATGAGGTTAGTATTCTTTGTTTGAATAATAGTGATGAAAATCCATTTTATACTTTTTCTGATAAAATTAAAATCTATTGTATTTCTGTTAAAGGAAATTTTACCCAATATGTTTTTCAATATATAAAAGGCTTGCAAAGAATAGTCAGGGAGATAAAACCGGATGTTATTTCAGTTTGTGATGATGGATTGAAAGCTTTTTTTGTGCCCCGGATTTTAGGAAAAAAAATACCAACTATTTACGAACGCCATGCTTCCGTTGCTCTAAATACCACTACTTCCATCAAAGGGCGATTAATGCGTAAGTTGATGCAGTCCCAACTTAAGTATTTTGCAAAATTTGTAGTGTTAACCCCTTCCAATATAGAGGAGTGGAAAGAGGGAGATATTATTGCCATACCAAATCCTTTGAGTTTCAAACCCCAATCAGGTAATCTTTTAAACCAGAAAAAGCTTATAGTTGTTGGCTCCCATTCGTATAATAAAGGCTATGATTTGTTATTGAAAGTTTGGAAAGAACTGAGTGGGCAGTATCCGGATTGGGAGTTAATGATTTACGGAAAAACAGATAAGAACCGGCAATTTATAAAAATGGCTGAGGAATTGCAATTGACTAAAACAGTACGTTTTTTTGAACCCGTAGCCGATATACAACAAAAATATCTGGAGAGTTCAATTATGGTATTGCCTTCAAGATCCGAAGGATTCGGGATGGTATTGATTGAAGCTATGGCCTGTGGATTGCCCTGTGTTTCTTTTGATTGCCCTTCAGGCCCCAGAGATATTATTGCTGATTCTGTAGATGGTTTTTTGGTGCCAGCCCAAAGTGTGTCAGAAATGATTATTAAAGTAAAAAAGCTTATAGAAGACGATATTCTGAGATTTGAGATGGGAAATAGGGCTTTTGAAAATGTAAAACGATTTTTGCCTGCTACGATAATAAGCCAATGGGATCAATTGTTTAAAAGTTTGAGAGGATGA
- a CDS encoding EpsG family protein translates to MFNFIPVENYTTVYFNFLLLVVLIVFFRSKSVAIIDRRNIKSMQSLGFFIFLFTVLYMGLRPIDWRFGDMSTYYEGFLRYQRGDFSRQGKDIGFEIFVKICTQIMSAQMFFLVCVILYVLPLWLACKTWFKNYAFYAFLALITSFSFWSYGTNGIRNGIATSLFLYALSREKIVPKVVFVLIAIGFHKSVAIPAAALGLSYLYNNPKKYFYGWLACIPLSLIAGGFWEGLFAGFMEDDRASYLTAGNVNDDAFSNTGFRWDFLLYSASAVYAAYFFLFKKNFTDQRYNQLVCVYLAANAFWVLVIRANFSNRFAYLSWFMMGIVIVYPFLTKIQMKNQHQVLGSVLLAYFGFTYLMNAILS, encoded by the coding sequence ATGTTTAATTTTATTCCCGTTGAAAATTATACTACGGTTTATTTCAACTTTTTGTTGTTGGTAGTTTTGATAGTGTTTTTTAGGTCAAAGTCAGTAGCAATTATTGACAGAAGAAATATCAAATCGATGCAGTCATTAGGTTTTTTTATTTTCTTGTTTACTGTTTTGTATATGGGATTACGTCCAATAGACTGGCGTTTTGGGGATATGTCAACTTATTATGAGGGTTTTTTGCGTTATCAACGCGGCGATTTTAGCAGACAAGGTAAGGATATTGGATTTGAAATTTTTGTAAAAATATGTACTCAAATAATGTCTGCTCAAATGTTTTTTTTGGTATGTGTAATTTTATATGTTTTACCTTTATGGCTAGCCTGCAAGACCTGGTTTAAAAATTATGCTTTTTATGCATTTTTAGCATTGATAACTTCTTTTTCTTTTTGGTCGTATGGAACTAATGGAATTCGTAACGGAATCGCGACGTCTCTTTTTTTATACGCTTTATCCAGAGAAAAAATAGTCCCTAAAGTTGTATTTGTTTTAATTGCCATTGGTTTTCATAAATCGGTCGCTATTCCTGCTGCTGCTTTAGGTTTAAGCTATTTGTACAATAATCCCAAAAAATATTTTTATGGATGGTTAGCCTGTATCCCTTTGTCGTTGATTGCAGGAGGTTTTTGGGAAGGGCTTTTTGCCGGCTTTATGGAAGATGACCGTGCCAGTTATTTGACAGCCGGGAATGTTAATGATGATGCTTTTAGTAATACGGGTTTTCGCTGGGATTTTTTGTTATACAGCGCCTCGGCAGTTTATGCCGCTTATTTTTTTCTTTTTAAAAAGAATTTTACAGATCAAAGATATAATCAATTAGTTTGTGTGTATTTAGCAGCCAATGCTTTTTGGGTGTTAGTTATCCGTGCTAATTTTTCCAATCGTTTTGCTTATTTGTCCTGGTTTATGATGGGAATAGTTATTGTCTATCCTTTTTTAACGAAAATTCAAATGAAGAACCAGCATCAGGTATTAGGTTCAGTTTTACTCGCTTACTTTGGATTTACCTATTTAATGAATGCAATATTGTCATAA
- a CDS encoding glycosyltransferase — protein sequence MLSIIVPVYNVADYLGRCLESITVQITDGVEVILIDDGSTDMSYAICTEFEKRFEYIRVVRQHNKGLSGARNTGMDYAQGDFVWFIDSDDWIVTGAVPKLLDYIRKSPEIDVFRFGFTLFKDETDEPVEEYVNSSVHDVKSNSYFQQNEMMYQVWAGIYKCTFLEKNSISFPEGMIYEDIPYNLQVYTSAARMTVLSHKFYWYRVRQGSLLRSEVNLKKIVSVAHILGVCDTLIDKFEGNNKEVTIAIRKKLDYLYVYIDHLHAYNGFTSEEKWKAFQKLNLHIPILPGESKGLIWKKLQLRWMPKIFYKNRIHYLKKQSQLI from the coding sequence TTGTTGTCTATTATAGTGCCTGTATATAATGTTGCGGATTATTTGGGTAGATGTTTAGAAAGTATAACTGTTCAGATTACTGATGGTGTTGAAGTTATTTTAATAGATGACGGATCAACGGACATGTCTTATGCGATTTGTACTGAGTTTGAGAAGCGTTTTGAATATATCCGTGTTGTTAGACAACACAATAAGGGATTGAGTGGTGCCCGAAATACAGGAATGGATTATGCACAGGGTGATTTTGTCTGGTTTATAGATTCTGATGATTGGATTGTAACCGGAGCTGTCCCAAAGTTGTTGGATTATATACGTAAGTCTCCAGAAATAGATGTATTTCGTTTTGGATTTACTTTGTTTAAAGATGAGACGGATGAACCGGTTGAGGAGTATGTCAATTCTTCAGTTCATGATGTAAAATCAAATAGCTATTTTCAACAAAATGAAATGATGTATCAAGTATGGGCAGGTATTTATAAATGTACTTTTTTAGAAAAGAATAGTATTAGTTTCCCGGAAGGAATGATATATGAAGATATACCATATAATTTGCAAGTGTACACTTCAGCTGCAAGAATGACGGTATTATCACATAAATTTTATTGGTATCGGGTAAGGCAGGGGTCTCTTTTGCGTTCAGAAGTGAATTTGAAGAAAATAGTTTCTGTGGCTCATATTTTAGGCGTTTGTGATACTTTGATTGATAAGTTTGAGGGGAATAATAAGGAGGTGACCATTGCCATTCGAAAAAAGTTAGACTATTTGTATGTCTATATTGATCATTTACACGCATACAATGGGTTTACTTCAGAAGAAAAATGGAAAGCATTTCAGAAATTAAATCTTCATATACCGATACTGCCTGGAGAATCTAAAGGGCTGATATGGAAAAAACTTCAGCTTAGATGGATGCCTAAAATATTTTATAAAAATCGGATTCATTATTTAAAGAAACAATCCCAATTAATTTAG
- a CDS encoding glycosyltransferase family 2 protein, translated as MKSLTVFTPSYNRAYLLPQLYSSLCNQSNQDFIWLLVDDGSTDKTQELIKGWIAEDKIQIQYIYQENQGMHGAHNTAYKHITTELNTCIDSDDFMPLNAVEIILDFWNKNRSEKYAGIIGLDIDKNNKIIGSEFDCDLKSTTLSGFYERGGIGDKKIVYRTDVIKKYPNYPVFEGEKYVSLGYKYLLIDQDYELLCINKPLVVVEYQTDGSSKNMYYQYIRNPKGWSFIRKVQMQYTQSKKVQLRNCIHYVSTSLLLKNKKFIKESPLKLYTVLAIPFGILLFFFISYKTRK; from the coding sequence ATGAAAAGTTTAACCGTTTTTACCCCTTCTTATAACAGGGCTTATCTATTACCCCAATTATACTCCAGTCTTTGTAATCAGTCTAATCAGGATTTTATATGGTTGCTTGTAGATGATGGTTCAACCGATAAAACTCAGGAATTGATAAAGGGATGGATTGCTGAAGATAAAATACAGATTCAGTATATTTATCAGGAGAATCAGGGGATGCATGGAGCCCATAATACGGCCTATAAACATATCACGACTGAACTCAATACCTGTATCGATTCGGATGATTTTATGCCTTTGAATGCTGTTGAAATTATACTGGATTTCTGGAATAAAAATAGAAGTGAAAAATACGCAGGTATTATAGGTTTAGATATTGATAAAAATAATAAGATAATAGGTTCGGAATTTGATTGTGATTTAAAATCTACCACATTGAGCGGATTTTATGAGCGGGGGGGAATTGGAGATAAAAAGATAGTTTATCGGACTGACGTAATTAAAAAATATCCCAATTATCCTGTTTTTGAAGGAGAAAAATATGTTTCATTAGGCTATAAATATTTGTTGATAGATCAGGATTATGAGTTGTTGTGTATAAATAAGCCATTAGTAGTTGTAGAATATCAAACTGATGGATCTTCTAAGAATATGTATTACCAATATATCAGAAACCCTAAAGGCTGGTCTTTTATAAGGAAGGTACAAATGCAATATACGCAATCCAAAAAGGTTCAACTTAGAAATTGCATCCATTATGTTTCAACGAGTCTGTTGCTTAAAAACAAAAAGTTTATAAAAGAATCACCATTGAAATTATATACCGTATTGGCCATTCCTTTCGGAATTCTATTGTTTTTTTTTATAAGCTATAAGACCAGAAAATAG
- a CDS encoding glycosyltransferase family 4 protein: MRVAFVTDQIYLHGGIEKVLAEKANYFAEVCGYEVVILTNEQKKQAPCYAISAKIQLLDLAINYNRKKSYFSWANLQKLPNHVYQLNQILHKLQPDVVIVSNFGYETYLIPFLYKKAKKIKEFHSSRYFESQLRKQNVSFLKKSYNQFNDWMESKYHHLVVLNKDEVAYYKSSNVVVIPNPVSIPKERASLTNKKVIAAGRIAPVKGFDKLIKAWEKVHAVFPEWELHFYGEDYLETQQQLENLIKTYNLENTIYFKGSSSKMLEIFMDYSIYAMSSETECFPMVLLEALSVGLPIVSFDCPNGPRNIVTDGQDGFLAENQNVKDLAEKILFLMQNENKRTVLGVNAKSNSYRFSTPVVMQHWINLLYS, encoded by the coding sequence ATGAGGGTAGCTTTTGTAACGGATCAAATATATTTACATGGAGGAATAGAAAAAGTATTGGCTGAAAAGGCTAATTATTTTGCTGAGGTTTGTGGTTATGAGGTTGTTATTTTGACAAATGAACAAAAAAAGCAAGCTCCCTGTTATGCTATAAGTGCTAAAATACAATTGTTAGATTTAGCTATTAATTATAACAGAAAGAAGAGTTATTTTTCATGGGCTAATTTGCAGAAATTACCCAATCATGTTTATCAATTAAATCAAATTCTACATAAGCTTCAACCCGATGTGGTTATTGTATCTAATTTTGGATATGAAACTTATTTGATTCCTTTTTTGTATAAAAAGGCAAAAAAAATTAAAGAATTTCATTCTTCCCGTTATTTCGAATCACAATTAAGAAAACAAAATGTGTCCTTTCTTAAAAAGAGTTATAATCAGTTTAATGATTGGATGGAATCAAAGTACCATCATTTGGTAGTTTTAAATAAGGATGAGGTAGCGTATTATAAAAGCAGTAATGTGGTGGTAATACCTAATCCTGTTAGCATTCCAAAAGAAAGAGCAAGCTTAACTAATAAAAAAGTCATTGCAGCTGGCAGAATTGCCCCGGTAAAAGGATTTGATAAATTGATTAAAGCTTGGGAAAAGGTACATGCGGTTTTTCCGGAATGGGAATTGCATTTTTATGGTGAGGATTATTTGGAAACCCAACAACAATTAGAAAATTTGATTAAAACCTATAATTTAGAAAATACAATTTATTTTAAAGGAAGTTCTTCTAAGATGCTGGAAATTTTTATGGACTACAGTATATATGCCATGAGCTCTGAAACCGAATGTTTTCCTATGGTTTTATTGGAAGCTTTGTCGGTTGGTTTACCTATAGTTTCTTTTGACTGTCCAAACGGTCCTCGCAATATAGTTACAGATGGGCAGGATGGATTTTTGGCAGAAAATCAAAATGTGAAAGATTTAGCAGAAAAAATTTTATTTTTGATGCAAAATGAAAATAAGAGAACCGTTCTTGGAGTAAATGCGAAATCCAATAGTTATAGATTCTCAACTCCTGTTGTAATGCAACATTGGATTAATTTATTGTATTCTTAG
- a CDS encoding glycosyltransferase family 2 protein codes for MVKPTISIIVPVYNSSAFLKKCLESILMQTYSDFELLLINDGSTDTSLDIALSYANLDNRIIIINQLNQGVSAARNHGLVKAGGDFVAFIDADDWLEPEYLNELVNDMITNEADLVCSGYYDYSVYARRLAVHDFSKKGDSVKMPEMMYALLNGTAGVPWAKLYRKAIIDNFGIRFNNQVKMSEDLVFNLEYVSYCEKIIINKYHGYNYNRLNSTSASSKINPDYLSSYEISNELMIQLWRKIKLDDLKLFNYINQRLRLFIVTVCDNIATNKNIGVFKRIEQIRFFLEESLPEKYIKPFKTEKEIPLWFLMNEYYWCSYFYFWLKKSFYQFKLKMKTL; via the coding sequence ATGGTAAAACCTACAATTAGCATAATTGTTCCAGTATATAATTCATCTGCTTTTTTAAAAAAGTGCCTGGAAAGTATTTTAATGCAGACTTATTCAGATTTTGAATTATTGTTAATCAATGATGGCTCAACAGATACTTCTTTAGATATTGCTTTATCTTATGCCAATCTTGATAATCGTATTATAATAATCAATCAGTTAAATCAAGGGGTTTCGGCAGCCAGAAATCATGGACTAGTAAAAGCGGGTGGTGATTTTGTTGCATTTATAGACGCAGATGATTGGTTGGAACCTGAATATTTAAATGAGCTCGTTAACGATATGATAACTAATGAGGCTGATTTAGTATGCAGTGGTTATTATGACTATTCTGTATATGCCAGGCGATTAGCAGTACATGATTTTAGCAAAAAAGGCGATTCTGTGAAAATGCCTGAAATGATGTATGCTTTGTTGAATGGAACAGCGGGAGTTCCCTGGGCTAAATTGTATAGAAAAGCTATAATCGACAACTTTGGTATTCGTTTTAATAATCAGGTTAAGATGTCGGAAGATTTGGTTTTTAATTTAGAATATGTTTCTTATTGCGAAAAGATTATAATTAACAAGTATCATGGTTATAATTACAATAGGTTGAATAGTACTTCAGCCTCTTCCAAAATAAATCCTGATTATTTGTCTTCTTATGAGATAAGTAATGAATTAATGATACAATTGTGGAGGAAAATTAAATTAGACGATTTAAAACTTTTTAATTATATCAATCAAAGGCTTCGCCTGTTTATTGTTACTGTTTGCGATAATATTGCTACTAACAAAAACATAGGTGTTTTTAAACGTATTGAACAAATCCGGTTTTTTTTAGAAGAAAGTCTGCCTGAAAAATACATTAAACCGTTTAAAACTGAAAAAGAAATTCCATTATGGTTTTTAATGAATGAATATTACTGGTGTTCCTATTTTTATTTTTGGTTAAAAAAAAGTTTTTATCAATTCAAATTAAAAATGAAAACTTTATGA
- a CDS encoding glycosyltransferase family 32 protein encodes MIPKIIHYFWFGVNAMPALAVTCIESWKKHLPDYEFKLWNEENFDVNVSPYCKQAYENKQYAFVSDYARFYVLAKHGGVYMDVDYEVVKPFDEIVLNNNVVMGLDEVGDLTAFMAARPKSDYILKMIDKYNSLQFINNDGSFNNATMNIWMEEVLSAYDFKKQNENQVLDSGIVLFKDDYFQAKSLLTGKFNVTENTYTIHHHTLTWVSTKTKIIKFIRMNVLIPVLGVSNYMKLVKYIKA; translated from the coding sequence ATGATACCTAAGATTATACACTACTTTTGGTTTGGAGTAAATGCAATGCCAGCTTTGGCAGTTACATGTATTGAAAGTTGGAAAAAACACCTGCCTGATTATGAATTTAAATTATGGAATGAAGAGAATTTTGATGTAAATGTTTCTCCTTATTGTAAGCAGGCTTATGAGAATAAGCAGTATGCATTTGTATCGGACTATGCCAGATTTTATGTGTTAGCCAAGCATGGAGGTGTGTATATGGATGTGGATTATGAAGTGGTAAAACCTTTTGATGAAATTGTCTTAAATAATAATGTTGTAATGGGCTTAGATGAGGTGGGAGATTTAACTGCTTTTATGGCAGCACGACCAAAATCGGATTATATTTTGAAAATGATAGATAAATATAATTCGTTACAATTTATAAATAATGATGGTAGTTTTAATAATGCTACTATGAACATATGGATGGAAGAGGTTTTAAGTGCTTATGATTTCAAAAAACAAAATGAGAATCAAGTTTTGGATTCAGGAATTGTTTTGTTTAAGGATGATTATTTTCAAGCAAAAAGTTTACTAACAGGTAAGTTTAATGTTACCGAAAACACCTACACAATACATCATCATACTTTGACTTGGGTTAGTACCAAAACTAAAATAATAAAATTCATTAGGATGAATGTATTAATTCCTGTTTTAGGAGTAAGCAATTATATGAAATTGGTAAAATATATAAAAGCTTAA
- a CDS encoding glycosyltransferase family 1 protein, whose amino-acid sequence MSKIKVLQVVTVMNRGGIETMLMNYFKGLDKNKFEFEFLVHRNSGEYEHEIIALGGKIHRLPALSYKSVFAYIRAIDVFFRENPNFDIVHVHNNTFGYFPLKYSKKYGIKKRIIHSHIAVMPEKSIKTIIGKYLKSKLPKYATDFFACGQLAGEWLYGNDLEFKIIPNAIDATKFRYNLEIINDDQEEGLNIINVARFSPQKNHFFLIAIFHELLTEVKNANLILVGNGELELQIKEKVNQLGLTDKVHFLGSRSDVNEILQKMDLFLMPSFFEGLPVSLVEAQAAGLPCLVSTGVPRESEIVKGNMTFLDLNDSKQKWVEAILKLSKIAKRDTFNDIVDAGFDIHSSVLWLQNYYENLVRNDT is encoded by the coding sequence ATGAGTAAGATAAAGGTGTTACAAGTAGTAACAGTAATGAATCGGGGTGGTATTGAAACCATGTTGATGAATTATTTTAAAGGTTTAGATAAGAATAAATTTGAATTTGAATTTTTAGTACATAGAAATTCAGGTGAGTATGAACACGAAATAATAGCATTAGGGGGAAAAATTCATCGCTTACCGGCTTTGTCATACAAAAGTGTTTTTGCATATATAAGAGCTATAGATGTGTTTTTCAGGGAGAACCCAAACTTTGATATTGTTCATGTGCATAATAATACTTTTGGGTATTTTCCACTAAAATATTCAAAGAAATATGGTATAAAAAAGCGAATCATTCATAGCCATATTGCGGTTATGCCTGAGAAATCAATTAAAACTATTATTGGTAAATACCTGAAATCAAAACTTCCTAAATATGCTACTGATTTTTTTGCCTGTGGTCAATTGGCAGGAGAATGGTTGTATGGAAATGATTTAGAATTTAAAATAATTCCAAATGCCATCGATGCAACTAAATTTAGATATAATTTAGAAATAATTAATGATGATCAAGAAGAAGGTTTAAATATTATCAATGTTGCCCGATTTTCGCCTCAAAAAAACCACTTTTTTTTGATTGCTATTTTTCATGAGTTATTAACAGAGGTGAAGAATGCAAATTTAATTTTAGTAGGGAATGGTGAGCTTGAATTGCAAATAAAAGAAAAAGTGAATCAATTAGGATTAACTGATAAAGTTCATTTTTTAGGCAGTCGTTCCGATGTAAATGAAATTCTTCAAAAAATGGATTTATTTTTAATGCCTTCTTTTTTTGAAGGTTTGCCCGTTTCTTTAGTTGAGGCACAGGCAGCAGGTTTACCATGTCTGGTTTCTACCGGAGTTCCCCGGGAATCGGAAATTGTAAAAGGAAACATGACGTTTTTAGACTTAAATGATTCCAAACAAAAATGGGTTGAAGCCATTTTGAAACTTTCCAAAATAGCTAAACGTGACACTTTTAACGATATTGTCGATGCCGGATTTGATATTCATTCCAGTGTTTTATGGTTACAAAATTATTATGAAAATCTAGTTAGAAATGATACCTAA
- a CDS encoding DUF1919 domain-containing protein, translated as MLQLIRKPIRKLFLSYNQRRMSNVPFVIISDNCWGAEIYKEFNRPYNTPFVGLFFHSPCFIRLLEDFNYYMEQPLHFVSKTKYPISEPNYPIALLGKDVEVHFLHYKDEAEATAKWLRRLERMKQNSEWNNYYFKFSVETDKTEEVKDLLDRFYSLAFKNKLSFATSAYQSANHILIKEDKLPDGLSLYSISRILFDVEYWLINGKIKNTFWNTLVKRI; from the coding sequence ATGTTACAGTTAATAAGGAAACCAATAAGAAAGCTTTTCTTAAGTTATAATCAGCGTAGGATGAGCAATGTCCCTTTTGTAATTATATCAGATAATTGTTGGGGAGCGGAGATTTATAAGGAGTTTAATCGTCCTTATAATACTCCTTTTGTGGGTTTGTTTTTTCATAGCCCTTGTTTTATTCGGTTACTGGAAGATTTTAATTATTACATGGAGCAACCTTTACATTTTGTTTCGAAGACTAAGTATCCCATTTCAGAGCCTAATTATCCAATAGCCCTTCTTGGAAAAGATGTAGAGGTACATTTTCTTCATTACAAGGATGAAGCTGAGGCTACAGCTAAATGGTTACGTCGTTTAGAGAGGATGAAACAAAATTCGGAATGGAATAATTATTATTTTAAGTTTAGTGTAGAAACAGACAAAACAGAAGAAGTTAAGGATTTACTGGATAGATTTTATTCATTAGCATTTAAAAATAAACTTTCTTTTGCAACATCAGCTTATCAATCAGCAAATCATATATTGATAAAAGAAGATAAACTACCGGATGGGCTTTCACTTTATAGTATTTCACGGATATTATTTGATGTCGAATATTGGTTAATAAATGGGAAAATCAAAAATACATTTTGGAATACTTTAGTTAAGCGGATTTAG